Genomic window (Salvelinus alpinus chromosome 13, SLU_Salpinus.1, whole genome shotgun sequence):
gttctactgcctgttgacatctagtggaaggcgtatgaagtgcatacatatccataaatacaaggcaattgaataggcgaagCCTTTCACaaagacccatttcagaattttcacttcctatttggaagtttgcctgccaaatgagttctgttttactcacagatataattcaaacagttttagaaacttcagagtgttttctatccaatagtaataataatatgcatatcatatgatctagaacagagtacgaggccgtttaatttgggcactattttttcccaaagtggaaatggcgccccctattaagaagttattaaccagcatggctaccacagcattctgcagcaatactccatcccatctggtttgcgcttattaGGAccctcatttgtttttcaacaggacaatgacccaaaacacacctccaggctgtgtaagggctatttgaccaagaaggagagtgatggagtgctgcattagatgacctggcctccacaatcacccaacctcaacccaattgagatggtttgggtagttttgaaaaaattaagaaaaaccctttaatgagtaggtgtgtgcaaagttttgactggtactgtatatacagtgcattctgaaaatattcagaATAATTCTAAAAGGGATGAAaacaaattcctcatcaatctacacaataccccataatgacaaagtgaaaacaggtttcttagaaatgcttgcaaatgtattaaaaataaaaaagataaatacgttttttaaatactttttttatccaagatggcgtagcagtgcagatatgttttgttcgtcctctcgtgtacttttgtatttttcgtccttttttgtatttcttttccattttaaatcaattataccttccggtaacctgcctcacccaatgtgatacggaaccgCATTTTTTTTTTCTACCTTATAGCCAGAACcacctagccatcagaagctagccatcagcAGCTAACCAGCTAATAGTTACAAGCAATTGaatcattgttagccactgctagcggcctttaccttctgcacagagacCAGCCCTTTTtatagcctggataatacttgcCAGCCTACCAGTATCGGACTGTTTCTCAactacaacgccggattcctgccgtaaaccctggaccattactcctgatcttcacagctagctagctgccaccgagtgaCCCAGTACCGAAGCTAGCCCTGAGCCAGGCCAGGCCCACCTCCCGGCCTACTCAGTTGTTCACCCGGACTCCACCCAAACACGGCTAGAATCCACTACTCCACCGGAtccctgccgtaagctctggaccttggCACCGGATCaccgctgctaccgagtggctacaGTGGCTAATGCCCCtaccccgaagctagcaccagttagccgtgagccagagacatctcccggctagcaaactaaattactacaactacaatacctctttcgccatctggcttggatcctttgttgacacggcgccccgccgtaccaccacgactggtctgccgaagaatactccatccgctgtgTCTACAACCGGCCTCTGTCGGACGTCGGAGCTACtactagccccggtctgctaactttaaacgccgtgtcgcccgcgtgctagcgtactccgcggcttccctgttccatctattgctgTCCCCTGGACCCtacgatcacttggctacatagctgatgcctgctgatgcctgtcttagctgattagctgttgttgtcttacccgttgttgtcttagctagctctcccaatcaacatcatacctctgatacctcctttgtcccacctcccacacatgcggtgtcCTCACCCATtttaaccagcatgtccagagatgcaacctctcttatcttcactcagtgcctgggcttacctccgctgtagCCGCACCTCACCATACCCCTGATTGCACATTATGCCCTCAATCTATTCTatcacgcccagaaatctgctcttttattctttgtccccaacactctagacgaccagttttgatagcctttagccgtaccctcatcctactcctcctctgttcctcgggtgttgtggaggtaaacccaggccctgcgtgtccccaggcaccctcatttattgacttctgtgatcgaaaaagccttggtttcatgcatgttaacatcagaagcctcctccctaagtttgttttactcactgctttagcacactccgccaaccctgatgtccttgccgtgtttGAAtcttggcttaggaaggccatcaaaaattcggagatttccatacccaactacaacattttccatcaagattgaactgccaaagggggaggagttgcaatctactgcagagatagcctgcaaagttttgtcatactttccaggtctatgcccaaacagttcgaacttctaattttaaaaatgaatctctccagaaacaagtctctcactgttgccgcctgttatcgacccccctcctctcccagctgtgccctggacaccatatgtgaattgatcgacccccatctagcttcagagttcgttctgttaggtgacctaaactgggatatgcttaaaacctctaccgcttctctctcccggatccgggaaaaagctgactagcatagcctagcctaacgggacagggatatcatataatataattttcatgaaatcacaagtccaatacagcaaatgaaagataaacatcttgtgaatccagccatcatttccgatttttttaatgttttacagcgaaaacacaatatgtatttattaacgtttacaaataccttaagctgtattacaaaagtactttgaaatgttttggcaaagtttagaggtaattttttttaGATATTGTGTCGTGATTTTGCTcaaattgaacgctgtttttcctggtacaacggcgccaaataaatggacaatttggatatatatggacggaattaatcgaactaaaggaccacttgtgatgtttatgggacatattggagtgccaacaaaagaatctcataAAAGGTAAtgcgttttttatattttatttctgcgttttgagtagcgccggcatggttgaaatatgcttctctctctttgtttactatggtgtatcctcagataatagcatcgtttgctttcgccgaaaagcctttttgaaatctgacatgttggctggattcacaacgagtgtagctttaatttgatatcttatatgtgtgatttaatcaagtttaattttatataatttttttgaatttggtgctctacattttgacatggctgttgggacgcaagcgtcccatctatcccagagaggttaaagtaatttcctcaccatcttagataggCATGCCtctttcaaaaaatgcagaactaagaacagatatagcccttggttcactccagacctgactgcccttgaccagcacaaaaacatcctgtggcggactgcaatagcatcgaatagtccccgcgatatgcaactgttcagggaagtcaggatacaattacacgcagtcagtcaggaaagcaaaggctagctttctcaagcagaaatttgcatcctgtagctctaactccaaaaagttttgggacactaaagtccatggataacaagagcacctcctcccagctgctcactgcactgaggctaggtaacacggtcaccaccgataaatccatgataatcgaacatttcaataagcatttctctacagctggccatgccttccacctggctactccaaccccagccaacagctccgccccccccccccccccccccacacgcaGCTACTCGCctgagcctccccagcttctccttcacccaaatccagatagcagatgttctgaaagagctgcaaaacctggacccatacaaatcagctgggctagacaatctggaccctctctttctaaaactatccgccgccattgttgcaacccctattactagcctgttcaaactctctttcgtatcgtccgagatccctaaagattggaaagctgccgcggtcatccccctcttcaaagggggatgacactctagacccaaactgctatagacctatCTCTATCCTGCCctgtgtaacgatcgtctgtggtggtagaaggatcggaccaaagcgcagcgtggtaagtgttcatgtctttaaTAATAATCCAAAAACTGAACacaggaacaaaaacaataaacgatgatcaaacgaaacagtaccgtgtggcgacaaactctgacacggaaacaaacacccacaaaccaaaagtgaaacccaggctacctaagtatgattctcaatcagggacaacgattgacagctgcctctgattgagaatcataccaggccgaacacaaaactccaacatagaaaaacacacatagactgcccatcccaactcacgccctgaccatactaaataaagacaaaacaaaggaaataaaggtcagaacgtgacaccctgcctctctaaagtcttcgaaagccaagttaataaacagatcactgaccatttagaatcccaccgtaccttctccgctgtgcaatccggtttcagaGCCAGTCacgggtgcacttcagccacgctcaaggtactaaacgatatcataaccactatcgataaaagacagtactgtgcagctgtcttcatcgacctggccaaggctttcgactctgtcaatcaccgtattcttatcagcagactcaatagccttgttttctctaatgactgcctcgcctggtttaccaactactttgcagacagagttcagtgtgtcaaatcggaggccctgttgtccggacctctggcagtctctatgggggtaccacagggttcaattctcgggcagactcttttctctgtatacatcaatgatgtcgctcttgctgcgggtgattccctgatccacctctacgcagatgacaccattctgtaaacttctggccccTCCTTGGACACTATGCTAACTAACTTCCAatcgagcttcaatgccatacaactctccttccgtggcctccaactgctcttaaacgctagtaaaaccaaatgcatacttttcaaccgttcgctgcccgtacccgcccgcccaactagcatcaccaccctggacggttctgacctagaatatgtggacaactataaatacctaggtgtctggctagactgtaaactctccttccagactcatattaaacatctccaatccaaaatcaaatctagaatcggatttctatttcgcaacaaagcctccttcactcacgccgccaaacttaccttagtaaaactgactatcctaccgatcctcgactttggcgatgtcatctacaaaatagcttccaatactctacgcagcaaactggatgcagtctatcacagtgccataccacccaccactgcgacctgtatgctctagtcggctggccctcgctacatattcgtcgccagacccactggctccaggtcatctataagtctatgctaggtaaagctccgccttatctcagctcactggtcacgataacaacatccacccgtagcacacgttccagcaggtatatctccctgatcatccccaaagccaacaccccatttggccgcctttccttccagttctctgctgccagtgactggaacgaattgcaaaaatcgctgaacctggagacttatatttcccgcaccaactttaaacatcagctatctgagcagctaaccgatcgctgcagctgtacatagtccatctgtaaatagcccacccaatctacctacctcatccccatactgtttttatttacttttctgctcttttgcacaccagtatctttacttgcacatcatcatctgctcatttttcactccagtgttaatctgctaaattgtaattcttcgctactatggcctatttattgcctgcctcctcatgccttttgcacacactgtatatagactttattttttctactgtgtcattgacttgtttattgtgttattggcttgtttattgttttttccatgttattccatgtgtaactctgtgttgttgtctgtgtcacactgctttgctttatcttggccaggtcacagttgtaaatgagaacttgttctcaactagcctacctggggcctgttgcacaaaagtagaattaagacatccgggataaatgactcagctgagctcaatgaagccaaaacatgtgcgtccaggcttaattggttgcacaaagaccaagccaggatgagcagacacggattcattaagccaggtgaaaccaatcctggataggtgcgcgctcacggctcactcaaatagaccccgccacagatcacagattaactgatttaccatggcaactagagccgcgtacttttccccgtcggaagcacaaatcctcatggaggcatacgaggaggtaaaagatataattaagaagaaaggcaacaccgccacagtgataaagcaaagagaaaaagcgtggcaaagtattgcagaccgcctgaatgcgtaagtagtgcacaattacacactcaccgctccgctgaaacatcacaattacaattcaaatatttaattcacatctccaaaaatgcagttgtactgtaattatgaaacggttaaatttttaattgaaatgcactgcagatatgagtgaaattgtgtaaagtaactccatcacactgtataaagctatgataaattttttgatatttttactgaaaacaagacaaaaataccaagtaattttttgcagtgtgactccattaaatgtgtgtgtgtgtgtgtgtgtgtgtgtgtgtgtagattaaacatgaacgggccaaaacggacatggcagcaggtcaaaatcaaatacaagaacattctgcagaatggtatggtccctgactaatatttaacaaagcacaagcatatattgtacccagaaggtgcctgctcacacattgtctgtactgttttagcagtgaaaaagaatacccacagacaaggcacgggtggtgggtcaccaaaggctgaccttaccccagcagaggacatggccttggagctaaataaaggcaggcccgtcttagaggggatccctggggggaaagagacgagcataggttcctcccaagatgccacccgcttcattcaaggtatgtccttccatctctacatgggatacaaccacattcatattgaatcaatttggactgtctgactttggtttacctattgccttgcagtgtctggcagcactgtgttcctgttagagccaccagcacaagcaccagacgatgctgatccagtgagtactccatcaaaggcatactgtaggcctggcatgtcttgtctactagcttcaatatgaatccgattaaatgtgatagggtgaaggccccagtgcagcagcaacagcacatgatggagacgatgatgaggaggagaccatctctctggattccagaaggcatgaggtatcatgttaagactgtgaaagtactatttactctacaatggtgaggagtcctcatcaaaatcaaaaaatctaatttcttttacaggacccagatgctatacagtgggaaaaccagcctggcaacatagtgcgtattaataaaaggacaccacatcctgccaaattccagctgcgctaattgtattgtgttcacagagctcacaagctatcagaaagttgtatggcaaccacctccggcgccaaatagaactggcagacatagacattcagtacaagaagaaaaagatggaaaatcttgcactggagtccgaaataaaaaagaggacaattaggaaactggaccttgaaataaaaaaacttgagagggaggtgagatatgccttcaatgtacactgtatgctaactgtaacacaaatgtattaatcattatttttctttcctcccccagctccaagaagatgacacagctcaaaataaaaattaggtatattctcgtaaagtcaagtgagccatgacatatgagctcttattgtgagcacacaggacggtggcatctttctaagtttttttttattttcccagcaatcagtacaaccaagtcatcgttataaggcatcgccctcttttgcccacccccccccagcaccaggtgtggccactagcctatatgaaggcccaaaattgtgtgttcctttctgctctgacaatggcatgcccattcgtgcgagatgtggtggatgaagaagcacttgtgctgaggagagccttcaggcgagaaagggtcttcagggaccggttggacccactggccttccctgatgaccatctatatgaaagatacaggttttctgcagatggcatcaggtatctatgcagactactgggtcccaggattaagcaccgcactgcacggagccatgcactgagtgtggagcaaatggtttgtgtggccttgcgcttttttgctagtggagccttcctgtactcagtgggggatgcagaacagctgaacaaggccacaatttgccgcacaataaggagtgtgtgtctggctatcaaagcattagcagatgtcttcatctccttccctggccacagaagactctgtgacatcaaagaggagttctataggattgcaggtaagaggatctacaaattacaggacaactgttaacacatagtaggatactcattactttgtgtgacaggtttccccaatgtcattggtgcagtggactgcacacacataaggataaaagccccctcaggtgcccatgaggccgattttgtgaataggaaatcctttcacagcattaatgttcaggtgaacataactttttgatattgtccattgacgaacactctgcattgccagtgatgtgcattgattggtgtaatattcctcatcttatgatttcagatggtctgcaatgctgactgtgtgatcaagcaatgttgtggcaaaatggcctggctcagtccatgactccagaatctttcgggcctctgaaatctatcagtgcctatcacaaggtaagccacacaacccctatttataaccatcatggctgtgtcaagaatatcactgtgtttatgaggtagtaatgatgagattttgtgttgacaggtgaattctctggtgtgttgctgggagacagggggtatggctgccagccttttctcctgacacctttcacagacccccaggaagcacagcaggcctacaaccatgcccatgccaggaccagggccagagttgaaatgacctttggcctcctgaaggcacgctttcactgccttcacaaattaagggtcagccctgttagggcatgtgatattactgtggcttgtgctgtcctccacaatgtggcctgcctgaggaaggagagggcccccagagtgccaccagccatggactgggacaatccggcaatcttccctgatgacgacagtggtcggctgctgagggaccaatatgtgttgaattattttagttagtatgtgtgctttcaattttggttaaatatgtcctgcggtggcagaggaatttgggtttttttgggttcgttttttgacgaatttggcctcttatgatgtttgtgcggtatactgtgtgtaatacaaggctgcagggaggctactgcatccattcatttgtctgttcagttgatgtgtatggatttgtcctgcatttattttagtgtgcagacatgcagggtgtgttatatacagacctttgaatgtgtatgtatcattttgtataatatgcttggattctgtgctttccatcttgtagagtcactgtgacttcagtttcgaaaggagccaTGACCAaaacctgctttgttttgtccttattcaataaaggaacataatgttacacattgtgtttttatattcatatggaatgtgtatttgtttatatgacagagtactagggccacactgaagaaaaaggataaagtcataaatttatgaggctggttctttctgcagaaaagctacatattgtttttacagttttgatacttatgacaatgtgatacttaatattctggcacatcagcatgtctttgtttatgaaaccatactgaagtacaatttcacgaaatgccccacatctgtcattttaacaactgtcctcctttaaaacaactggttacaatattatgacttgtgtttttttcccctctgtggccctaatattctatcattttatatatagccttatagtctatgggaaactgtaaattatctaatgatagcaacatcatctaaaaatcattttttatccaaaatcattgaaattaatgatcacaaacgtttaaataataacagtgggtctagttatatgtgataacaatgtatagtgagcagtgaaataactattggtttccatttgtggtgactgctgactgacattagggatgagattaaatagatcctggaatttagcctggtctggagcaggctagctccacagaataaatctccatggtaatttataccataacatatcctcctgccccctatccatctttagtgcaaccggattacggatcaattgagccaggatcaccaagatatcctggcttaatcccttatcctagttttgtgcaacaggcccctggttaaataaaggtgaaattaaaatatataaacaaataaattaaaaacatattcagacccgttgttatgagacttgaaattgagctcaggtgcatcctgtttacattgatcatccttgagatgtttctacaacttgattggagtccaactgtggtacatttaattgattggacatgatttggaatggcacacacctgtctaacatttctgcagcattgaaggccgccaagaacacagtggcctacattgttcttaaattgaagaagtttggaaccaccaagactcttcctagagctggcctcccggcaaaactgagcaatcgggggtgaagggccttggtcaggaatgtaaccaagaacccaatggtcactctggcagagctccagagttcctctgtggatatgagataaccttccagaaggacaatcatctctgctgcactccaccaatcaggtccctatggtagaatggccagacggaagccactcctcagtaaaaggcacatgaccgcccacttggagtttgccaaaaggatcctaaaggactctcagaccatgagaaacaagattctctggtctgatgaaatcaagattgaactctgtggTCTgtatgtcaagcgtcacgtctggaggaaacctggcaccatccctacggtgaagcatggtggtggcagcatcatg
Coding sequences:
- the LOC139537490 gene encoding uncharacterized protein isoform X1; its protein translation is MNGPKRTWQQVKIKYKNILQNAVKKNTHRQGTGGGSPKADLTPAEDMALELNKGRPVLEGIPGGKETSIGSSQDATRFIQVSGSTVFLLEPPAQAPDDADPGEGPSAAATAHDGDDDEEETISLDSRRHEDPDAIQWENQPGNISSQAIRKLYGNHLRRQIELADIDIQYKKKKMENLALESEIKKRTIRKLDLEIKKLEREVRYAFNVHCMLTVTQMY
- the LOC139537490 gene encoding uncharacterized protein isoform X2, producing the protein MNGPKRTWQQVKIKYKNILQNAVKKNTHRQGTGGGSPKADLTPAEDMALELNKGRPVLEGIPGGKETSIGSSQDATRFIQVSGSTVFLLEPPAQAPDDADPGEGPSAAATAHDGDDDEEETISLDSRRHEDPDAIQWENQPGNISSQAIRKLYGNHLRRQIELADIDIQYKKKKMENLALESEIKKRTIRKLDLEIKKLERELQEDDTAQNKN